The Acidobacteriota bacterium genome has a window encoding:
- a CDS encoding carboxymuconolactone decarboxylase family protein, whose amino-acid sequence MNSKTDRTSEDAPTPSHHNEPARKIESYSMLAPRMKRIYFEFYSETYKESRLDRKTKELIAISASLTAKCQGCLEGHIKKALKLGVTKEEISETIAIAMGVNAAAVVDVTDIAAANLNLKHY is encoded by the coding sequence TTGAACAGCAAGACTGACCGGACCTCGGAGGACGCCCCCACGCCTTCTCACCACAATGAGCCGGCTCGAAAGATCGAAAGCTACAGCATGCTGGCTCCGCGCATGAAAAGGATCTACTTCGAATTCTACTCGGAGACCTACAAGGAGTCCCGACTGGACCGCAAGACCAAGGAACTCATTGCGATTTCGGCATCCCTGACGGCCAAGTGTCAGGGCTGCCTCGAGGGCCACATCAAGAAGGCCCTCAAGCTGGGTGTTACCAAGGAAGAAATCAGCGAGACGATCGCCATTGCCATGGGTGTCAATGCCGCGGCAGTCGTGGATGTGACCGATATCGCGGCAGCCAACCTCAATCTGAAACACTACTAG